In the genome of Segatella copri, one region contains:
- a CDS encoding nitroreductase family protein: MTIEEAIKQRHSVRKYIHKPLSTEVVRALEEKIGECNKEGGLHIQLVTQETKAFSGIMSYGKFHGVENYLVMAGQKADDLDERIGYYGEQLVLLAQALGLNTCWAGLSYRKVNEAYKIEKGEKLTCMIALGYGESQGVSHKIKTLEQVSNATSNSPSWFRKGVEAALLAPTAINQQKFSFFLQDQEGTKAGCKPKVLAKRGFSMVGYTKMDLGIAKLHFEIGAGKESFKWVVKKG, translated from the coding sequence ATGACTATAGAAGAAGCTATCAAACAAAGACATAGTGTACGAAAGTACATACACAAGCCTCTTTCAACTGAGGTAGTTAGAGCACTAGAAGAAAAAATCGGGGAGTGCAACAAAGAGGGTGGCCTTCACATACAACTGGTTACCCAAGAAACTAAGGCATTCTCCGGCATTATGTCATATGGAAAATTCCATGGCGTAGAGAACTATCTCGTAATGGCAGGGCAAAAAGCCGACGATCTTGATGAGCGTATTGGCTATTATGGCGAACAGCTTGTGCTGCTTGCCCAAGCCCTAGGACTCAACACCTGCTGGGCAGGATTAAGCTATCGCAAGGTGAATGAAGCCTACAAGATTGAAAAAGGGGAGAAGTTGACATGCATGATTGCCTTGGGATACGGAGAGTCACAAGGGGTTAGTCACAAAATCAAGACCTTGGAACAGGTAAGCAATGCAACCAGCAATTCTCCTTCATGGTTCCGAAAGGGCGTGGAAGCAGCTCTTCTTGCTCCCACTGCCATCAATCAGCAGAAGTTCTCATTCTTCCTGCAAGACCAGGAAGGTACAAAAGCTGGTTGTAAACCCAAGGTTCTTGCCAAGAGAGGCTTCTCAATGGTAGGATATACTAAGATGGACCTCGGCATTGCCAAGCTTCACTTTGAAATAGGAGCAGGAAAGGAAAGCTTTAAGTGGGTGGTAAAGAAAGGATGA
- a CDS encoding YaaA family protein, whose product MQILLANAKIMFDKADRKPISVPLFQSVANVLAEEMARMNVEELARQLDCSSKIATENWKRYHNFMATEKMPAILAYNGQAYKHLRASSLSEDSLEYAQKHLWITCFLYGLLRPMDGIVPYRMEHCVSLEATNDKPVNQFWKDKLTDVLIDSVKADDGILIHLSTEEYEHLFDWKRVYKEIKVIQPLFYVRQKDGRLKMQAVWAKSCRGAMVRYILNNQLLTPEELAGFSYEGFEYAPELGELAFTPTFIK is encoded by the coding sequence ATGCAGATATTATTGGCAAATGCAAAAATCATGTTTGATAAGGCAGACAGGAAGCCTATCTCCGTGCCACTCTTCCAATCAGTTGCCAATGTCTTGGCCGAAGAAATGGCAAGGATGAATGTAGAGGAATTGGCTAGGCAACTGGATTGCAGCAGCAAGATTGCAACTGAAAATTGGAAACGCTATCATAATTTTATGGCAACTGAAAAGATGCCTGCTATCCTGGCTTACAATGGTCAGGCTTATAAACATCTGCGTGCCAGTTCTTTAAGTGAGGACTCCTTAGAGTATGCCCAGAAGCATCTCTGGATTACCTGTTTTCTCTATGGTTTACTTCGACCAATGGATGGTATCGTACCTTATCGTATGGAGCATTGCGTATCGCTTGAAGCCACAAACGACAAGCCTGTCAATCAGTTCTGGAAAGACAAACTGACTGATGTTCTCATCGATAGTGTGAAGGCTGACGATGGCATACTCATCCATCTATCAACTGAGGAATATGAACATCTGTTTGATTGGAAAAGAGTATATAAGGAGATAAAGGTAATTCAGCCACTCTTTTATGTCCGCCAGAAAGACGGCAGATTGAAGATGCAGGCTGTATGGGCTAAATCTTGCCGTGGAGCCATGGTGAGATATATCCTGAATAATCAGCTTCTTACTCCAGAGGAACTGGCAGGCTTCAGCTACGAAGGTTTTGAATATGCGCCAGAATTAGGAGAACTTGCTTTCACCCCCACTTTCATTAAATAA
- a CDS encoding helix-turn-helix domain-containing protein — MANNQEKSHELIIFYKRNIILHLFLRNLEIFVTFAGKVQYNTLLDMKIQEVMKLQRKALGITQQDLADMSEIAISTIKKIESGKGNPSLSTVEKIMDILGMEVKYEIRQTV; from the coding sequence ATGGCAAATAATCAAGAAAAATCCCATGAACTTATAATTTTTTATAAAAGGAACATTATATTGCACCTTTTCTTGCGTAATCTAGAAATATTTGTTACCTTTGCAGGAAAAGTACAATATAATACACTACTTGATATGAAAATTCAAGAAGTAATGAAATTGCAGCGTAAGGCCTTAGGGATTACTCAGCAAGATCTCGCTGACATGTCTGAGATAGCCATTTCTACCATCAAGAAAATAGAGAGCGGTAAAGGCAATCCTTCCCTATCGACGGTTGAAAAAATCATGGATATCCTTGGCATGGAGGTTAAATATGAGATTCGTCAAACCGTTTAA
- a CDS encoding AbgT family transporter — MKSKICAYAMLLLALAQIVLVLMSWLITAAMPDAFPRSMLSPEGIRWFFGSFTENLESPWLVGLLLICIAWGTLQTSGLLHFDRTIYRHCNALRLVLIELVLFIAVILLLTIVPHAILLNVMGGIEASSFSRSILPYICFSVIVMSLSFGAVSNRLQGIEAMGESLSEGIQSAAPYFVIYILVNQLYSSIEYLFGI; from the coding sequence ATGAAGAGTAAGATTTGCGCTTACGCCATGCTCCTGCTGGCTTTGGCGCAGATAGTACTGGTTTTGATGTCATGGCTCATCACGGCAGCAATGCCCGATGCTTTTCCCCGTTCTATGCTCAGTCCAGAGGGAATCCGCTGGTTCTTTGGTTCCTTCACAGAAAATCTGGAATCGCCCTGGCTCGTGGGGTTGTTGCTCATCTGCATTGCCTGGGGAACGCTTCAAACCAGCGGTTTGCTGCATTTCGACCGCACCATCTATCGCCATTGCAACGCCTTGAGATTGGTATTGATAGAACTGGTTCTGTTCATCGCCGTAATCCTGCTGCTCACCATCGTTCCCCACGCCATCCTGCTCAATGTGATGGGTGGGATAGAGGCAAGTAGTTTCAGCCGCAGCATCCTGCCCTACATCTGCTTTTCCGTTATCGTGATGAGTCTGAGTTTCGGAGCCGTAAGCAACAGGTTGCAGGGGATTGAAGCCATGGGGGAGTCCTTGTCTGAAGGCATCCAGTCGGCTGCTCCCTATTTTGTTATCTATATTCTTGTCAATCAGCTTTATAGCTCCATCGAATATCTTTTCGGAATATAA
- the msrA gene encoding peptide-methionine (S)-S-oxide reductase MsrA: protein MEVGIFACGCFWGAQHQFQKQPGVLNTLAGYTGGKEAFPSYADVRDHKTHHVEAVIVEFNPQQVSYESLCKLFFEIHDPAQTDGVGPDLGPQYRSCIFYRNESQKQTAGHVTELLRSKGDEVNTLLLPEETFYIGEAYHQHYYEKTGGEPYCHLRTKKF from the coding sequence ATAGAGGTTGGCATCTTTGCCTGCGGATGTTTCTGGGGCGCGCAACATCAGTTTCAGAAACAGCCCGGCGTACTCAATACCCTGGCAGGATATACCGGCGGCAAAGAGGCTTTTCCTTCCTATGCCGATGTACGAGACCACAAGACGCACCACGTAGAGGCCGTCATCGTGGAGTTCAATCCCCAACAGGTTTCATATGAGAGCTTATGTAAACTCTTCTTCGAGATTCACGACCCGGCACAGACCGATGGTGTTGGTCCTGATTTGGGGCCACAATACCGCAGCTGTATCTTCTATCGTAATGAATCTCAGAAGCAGACAGCCGGACATGTGACGGAACTTCTCCGTAGTAAGGGTGACGAGGTCAATACCTTGCTCCTGCCAGAGGAGACATTCTACATTGGCGAAGCCTACCACCAGCATTATTATGAAAAAACAGGTGGTGAGCCTTATTGTCATCTGAGAACGAAGAAATTCTGA
- a CDS encoding DUF5112 domain-containing protein, whose translation MPLHKIFHHNHGIAIICLMVAMLVFSACSPSHKDEVDRLNSLSYAFHYRNLDSTKVLATRALALAEDYPAGYAEACNNLAFVAIAKMDYRAAKRWLEKVEGRSDNQIELLIADVQNMRICQREARNKDFYSHREKAMRRLRRIGEEASHLPLREHRRAIYAKSEFDIVVATYFYYVQQERPMQQALALLDPDELEQDTAQYLNYLYNYGSGGAITQGTANEISQAEFDYLIRLYMMASGSNPYPYWQANALQAISEHIQNAERRDFLVKNNLPAFQYLNVEQMPTELLAGNFAQRALNLFSEYGDVYQTAGAYRTLAECYWQIRDYNSAGNCLTQALTQNKAIFQAPDLVASIRERLCLVYSAIDKKPQSDYNRNIYLDLQEQARQDKQLEARAAQLDNNAVQLNSMIAAVIFVIILVIFLLYLFDRMKRRKARNNSVEDLLVPLHEWENDNKQHISVLSDKYEEVNEAREMVQFHISENRRRNMEQRAKVSLVNSITPFIDRMIHEVDRLEEGGEPEAIRQERYQYISELADQINQYNGVLTDWIQMRQGSISLRIESFPLQPLFDIVAKGKMSFQMRGVNLEVHPTDAVVKADRTLTLFMINTIADNARKFTPSGGKVVVSAQVMDHPQGRATENSHPAASKDSYVEISIADTGKGMDENTLSHVFDRTYTGGHGFGLLNCKGIIDKYRKMSTLFSVCQIHAESEEGKGSRFSFRLPCGIRRMQMVLVLALMISQASAATGNLLERADAYADSAYFCNINGKYQRTLEMADSARTYLNRFYLSVYPDGKYLMVSHPKKGTAAEIQWLHDGLPTNYDVILDMRNECAVAALALHKWELYESNNKVYTQLFRERSADNSLDDYVRTMQVSENSKAVAIVLLIILLLQLPLAYYLLYYRHILRYRYAVDKINGINKVLLSDENEESKLQRINQLWIPQNAEKMRNSQLFPQLNKVVDQILQALRKSIDMRKNEAMNIEMAEDDLHRAEYENDKLHIANSVLDNCLSTLKHETMYYPSRIRQLIDTTPDDVTSLHELVDYYKSIYNMLSAQAMEQVEGTVKCDRDLLGYLKTLLVGGVKNYTSLINEEGEYHHPAADNRGGNRKPIYVTCQYILQEVDYDEKKHPHLFTPLTSDMKYLVARQIVREIGETTNLRGCGIQAKPSENGKLMIEIVLPRKIIDLIR comes from the coding sequence ATGCCTTTGCATAAAATTTTTCATCATAATCATGGCATCGCCATCATCTGCTTGATGGTGGCGATGCTTGTTTTTTCAGCCTGTTCGCCGTCGCATAAGGACGAAGTTGATAGGTTGAATAGCCTTTCTTATGCGTTTCACTATCGTAATCTTGATTCCACTAAAGTGCTGGCAACGAGAGCGTTGGCTCTCGCTGAAGACTATCCTGCTGGCTATGCGGAGGCTTGCAACAACCTGGCGTTCGTAGCCATTGCCAAGATGGATTATAGGGCTGCCAAAAGATGGCTGGAAAAGGTAGAAGGTCGCAGCGACAACCAAATAGAACTCCTTATTGCAGACGTTCAGAACATGAGAATCTGTCAGCGTGAAGCCCGCAACAAGGATTTCTATAGCCATCGAGAAAAGGCGATGCGCCGCCTTCGCAGAATAGGCGAGGAGGCAAGCCATCTGCCACTTCGTGAACACCGACGTGCCATCTACGCCAAGAGCGAGTTCGACATCGTGGTTGCCACCTATTTCTATTATGTGCAGCAGGAACGGCCGATGCAGCAAGCACTTGCCCTCCTTGATCCCGATGAACTGGAACAGGATACGGCTCAATATCTCAACTATCTTTATAATTACGGTTCGGGAGGAGCCATCACGCAAGGTACTGCCAATGAAATCAGCCAGGCTGAGTTCGACTATCTCATCCGTCTCTACATGATGGCGAGCGGCAGCAATCCGTATCCTTACTGGCAGGCAAACGCCCTGCAGGCAATCAGCGAACACATCCAGAATGCCGAGCGCAGGGATTTTCTGGTGAAGAACAATCTCCCGGCTTTCCAATACCTCAATGTGGAACAGATGCCTACCGAGCTGCTGGCGGGCAACTTCGCCCAGAGAGCACTGAATCTCTTCTCGGAGTATGGTGACGTATACCAGACTGCCGGTGCCTATCGCACCCTGGCAGAATGCTATTGGCAAATCAGGGACTATAATTCAGCAGGCAATTGCCTGACTCAAGCTCTCACGCAGAACAAGGCAATCTTTCAGGCTCCCGACCTGGTGGCTTCCATCCGGGAACGACTCTGCCTGGTGTATTCTGCCATCGACAAAAAACCGCAGAGCGATTACAACCGCAATATCTATCTGGATTTGCAGGAACAGGCTCGACAGGATAAGCAGTTGGAGGCACGTGCTGCCCAGCTGGATAACAATGCCGTGCAGCTTAACTCCATGATTGCCGCCGTCATCTTCGTCATCATCTTGGTCATCTTCCTGCTTTATCTCTTCGACCGCATGAAGCGCCGCAAAGCCAGGAATAATTCGGTGGAGGATTTACTTGTTCCTTTACATGAATGGGAGAATGATAATAAGCAACACATCAGTGTTTTATCTGATAAATATGAAGAAGTGAATGAAGCACGCGAAATGGTTCAGTTTCATATCTCCGAGAATAGAAGGAGAAACATGGAGCAGCGAGCAAAGGTTTCGCTGGTGAACAGCATCACGCCGTTTATCGACCGCATGATTCACGAGGTGGATAGACTGGAAGAGGGCGGTGAACCGGAAGCAATCCGACAGGAAAGATACCAGTATATTTCTGAGTTGGCCGACCAGATCAACCAGTACAACGGCGTACTCACTGATTGGATTCAGATGCGCCAGGGTTCCATCAGTCTCCGCATCGAGAGCTTCCCGCTGCAGCCACTCTTCGACATTGTGGCGAAAGGAAAGATGAGTTTCCAGATGCGAGGCGTAAATTTGGAGGTGCACCCGACAGATGCTGTGGTGAAGGCCGACCGCACCCTGACGCTCTTCATGATCAACACCATTGCCGATAATGCCCGCAAGTTTACACCAAGCGGCGGAAAGGTGGTGGTTAGCGCCCAGGTGATGGATCACCCCCAGGGGAGAGCTACTGAGAATAGCCATCCGGCAGCTTCCAAGGATAGTTACGTTGAGATTTCCATCGCCGATACGGGCAAGGGAATGGATGAAAATACTCTGTCTCATGTCTTCGACCGCACCTATACGGGCGGTCATGGCTTCGGATTACTCAATTGCAAGGGCATCATCGACAAATATAGGAAGATGAGCACCCTCTTCTCCGTCTGCCAAATCCATGCCGAAAGCGAGGAGGGAAAGGGCAGCAGGTTCTCCTTCCGCTTGCCTTGCGGTATTCGCAGAATGCAGATGGTGCTGGTGCTTGCCCTGATGATTTCCCAAGCGAGTGCAGCAACCGGCAATTTGCTGGAACGGGCTGATGCCTATGCCGACAGTGCCTACTTCTGCAATATCAATGGAAAGTATCAGCGTACATTGGAAATGGCAGATTCGGCAAGAACCTATCTCAATCGGTTCTATCTCTCGGTTTATCCGGACGGCAAATACCTGATGGTAAGCCATCCCAAGAAGGGAACGGCGGCAGAGATTCAATGGCTGCACGATGGTCTGCCTACCAACTACGATGTGATTCTCGACATGCGCAACGAATGTGCCGTGGCTGCACTTGCCCTTCACAAATGGGAACTGTACGAAAGCAACAACAAGGTCTATACACAGCTCTTCCGTGAGCGGAGTGCCGACAACTCGCTGGATGACTACGTGCGCACCATGCAGGTCTCAGAAAACTCTAAGGCGGTGGCCATTGTCCTGCTCATCATCCTCCTGCTCCAGTTGCCGTTGGCGTACTATTTGCTTTACTATCGTCACATCCTGCGCTACCGTTATGCGGTGGATAAAATCAACGGCATCAACAAGGTGCTGTTGAGTGATGAAAATGAGGAAAGTAAACTGCAACGCATCAACCAGCTCTGGATTCCGCAGAATGCAGAAAAGATGCGCAACTCGCAACTCTTCCCACAGCTCAACAAAGTGGTGGATCAGATTCTGCAGGCTCTGAGAAAAAGCATCGATATGCGCAAGAACGAAGCAATGAACATCGAAATGGCTGAAGATGACCTGCATCGTGCTGAATATGAGAATGACAAGCTGCACATCGCCAATTCGGTGCTCGACAACTGTCTCTCTACCCTAAAGCATGAAACGATGTACTATCCGTCGCGCATCCGCCAGCTCATCGACACCACTCCCGACGACGTCACTTCGCTCCACGAACTGGTGGATTATTACAAATCCATCTACAACATGCTGAGCGCACAGGCGATGGAGCAGGTAGAGGGCACCGTGAAGTGTGACCGTGATTTGCTGGGCTATCTCAAGACCCTGCTTGTAGGAGGAGTGAAGAACTACACCTCTCTCATCAATGAAGAAGGTGAATATCATCATCCGGCAGCAGATAACAGGGGCGGCAACAGAAAGCCTATCTACGTAACCTGCCAATATATCCTGCAGGAAGTGGATTACGACGAGAAGAAGCATCCGCATCTCTTCACACCGCTTACTTCCGACATGAAGTATCTCGTGGCTCGCCAAATCGTAAGAGAGATAGGAGAGACCACCAACCTTCGTGGCTGCGGCATTCAGGCCAAACCTTCGGAAAATGGCAAACTGATGATTGAAATTGTATTACCAAGAAAAATAATTGATTTAATTAGATAG
- a CDS encoding helix-turn-helix domain-containing protein, which produces MTKNTMANKLPRKLIQKMEIVGEQIKLARLRRNLSMAQVAERATCSEVTLCTVEKGLPTVSIGIYLRVLYALQLDDDILLLAKDDKLGRALQDIGLKNRQRASKKG; this is translated from the coding sequence ATGACAAAGAATACAATGGCAAACAAACTTCCAAGGAAGTTGATTCAAAAAATGGAAATCGTGGGTGAGCAGATTAAGCTTGCCAGATTACGGCGCAACCTGAGCATGGCGCAAGTTGCAGAAAGGGCAACATGCTCGGAAGTTACACTTTGCACGGTAGAAAAGGGATTACCAACGGTTTCCATCGGAATTTACCTTCGTGTACTCTATGCTCTTCAGCTGGATGATGACATCTTGCTCCTGGCTAAGGATGACAAACTCGGAAGGGCATTGCAGGACATAGGATTGAAGAATCGTCAACGAGCATCTAAAAAAGGATAG
- a CDS encoding DUF5932 domain-containing protein, with the protein MENFKVIIVEDVPLELKGTEGIFKNDIPEAEIIGTADSEIAYWKLIKQQKPDLVLLDLGLGGSTTVGVEICRNTKEQYPDVKVLIFTGEILNEKLWVDVLDAGCDGIILKSGELLTRGDVASCMGGKKLVFNQPILQKIVERFKKSVSSQLMRQEALVNYEIDEYDERFLRHLALGYTKEQITNLRGMPFGVKSLEKRQNELVQKLFPDGNNGMSVNATRLVVRACELRIIDIDNLKPDEE; encoded by the coding sequence ATGGAAAATTTTAAAGTAATCATAGTAGAAGATGTGCCTCTGGAATTGAAGGGCACGGAAGGAATCTTCAAGAACGATATTCCGGAAGCCGAGATTATCGGCACGGCGGATAGTGAAATCGCTTATTGGAAACTCATCAAGCAGCAGAAGCCTGACCTCGTGCTGCTCGATTTGGGTCTGGGCGGTTCCACCACCGTGGGCGTGGAAATCTGCCGCAACACCAAGGAGCAGTATCCCGATGTGAAAGTACTCATCTTCACGGGCGAGATATTGAACGAGAAGCTGTGGGTGGATGTGCTCGATGCAGGCTGCGACGGCATTATCTTGAAGAGTGGGGAACTGCTCACCCGTGGCGATGTGGCTTCGTGCATGGGCGGAAAGAAGTTGGTTTTCAACCAGCCTATCCTTCAGAAGATAGTAGAAAGATTCAAGAAGAGTGTGAGCAGCCAGCTGATGCGCCAGGAAGCCTTGGTCAACTACGAGATAGATGAATACGACGAGCGTTTCCTCCGCCATCTGGCTTTGGGTTACACCAAGGAGCAGATTACCAATCTCCGTGGAATGCCTTTCGGTGTGAAGAGTCTGGAAAAACGACAGAACGAACTGGTTCAGAAGCTTTTTCCAGATGGCAATAACGGCATGAGCGTTAATGCCACCCGCCTGGTGGTCCGTGCCTGTGAGCTCCGCATCATCGACATTGATAATCTGAAGCCAGATGAAGAGTAA
- a CDS encoding bifunctional 4-hydroxy-2-oxoglutarate aldolase/2-dehydro-3-deoxy-phosphogluconate aldolase, translating to MAKFSKMQVMAAMKETGMVPVFFNKDVEICKNVIKACYEGGVRVFEFTNRGDFAHEIFGELVKWADKACPEMILGAGTVVDAGTASLYLQLGANFIVGPNFNPEIAPVCNRRLVPYSPGCGSVTEINNAQAAGCDVTKVFPAGNVGGPSFVKNVMAPLRWSNIMVTGAVEPTEENLTPWIKAGVLCVGMGSKLFPKETVAAGDWAAITAKCQEALGYIAKARA from the coding sequence ATGGCAAAGTTTAGCAAAATGCAGGTCATGGCAGCCATGAAAGAGACTGGTATGGTTCCTGTATTCTTCAATAAGGACGTTGAAATCTGCAAGAATGTAATCAAGGCTTGCTACGAGGGTGGCGTTCGCGTATTCGAGTTTACTAATCGTGGTGATTTCGCTCACGAAATCTTCGGTGAGTTGGTTAAGTGGGCCGACAAGGCTTGCCCTGAGATGATTCTGGGTGCTGGTACAGTGGTTGACGCTGGCACTGCTTCTCTCTATTTGCAGTTGGGTGCAAACTTCATCGTGGGTCCTAACTTCAACCCAGAGATTGCTCCTGTCTGCAACCGCCGCCTGGTTCCATATTCACCAGGTTGTGGCTCTGTTACAGAAATCAACAATGCACAGGCTGCTGGTTGCGATGTAACTAAGGTGTTCCCTGCAGGCAACGTAGGTGGTCCTTCATTCGTTAAGAACGTAATGGCACCTTTGCGCTGGAGCAACATCATGGTAACAGGTGCTGTGGAGCCAACCGAAGAGAACCTTACTCCATGGATCAAGGCTGGTGTTCTCTGCGTAGGTATGGGCTCTAAGCTCTTCCCTAAGGAGACTGTGGCTGCCGGTGATTGGGCAGCTATTACAGCTAAGTGCCAGGAGGCTCTGGGTTATATTGCTAAGGCTCGCGCCTAA
- a CDS encoding methylated-DNA--[protein]-cysteine S-methyltransferase, which yields MQQVSIQYYSSPCGEIILASVDDELCLCDWNEMPCSERNKLRLSRYIKAEFKIETSPILELAKKQLNEYFTGSRRTFDIPLHPIGTDFQKKVWHALLNIPYGETRSYKEIAISLGNPNGTRAVAGAIGANGISIFIPCHRVIGSNHLLTGFAGGLDAKRRLLELEGEQKQHKILIFK from the coding sequence ATGCAGCAAGTAAGTATCCAATATTACAGTTCGCCTTGTGGAGAAATCATCCTGGCATCGGTGGACGATGAATTGTGCCTTTGTGATTGGAATGAAATGCCATGTTCAGAGCGCAATAAGCTTCGGCTTTCGCGGTATATCAAGGCTGAGTTCAAGATAGAAACATCCCCTATCCTGGAACTGGCCAAGAAGCAGCTGAATGAATATTTTACCGGCAGCCGCAGGACATTCGATATTCCGTTGCACCCTATAGGAACCGATTTTCAGAAAAAAGTATGGCATGCATTGCTCAACATACCATACGGAGAAACAAGAAGCTATAAGGAAATAGCCATAAGTTTGGGTAATCCCAATGGCACAAGAGCCGTGGCAGGTGCCATCGGAGCTAATGGCATCAGCATTTTCATTCCCTGCCATCGTGTTATCGGAAGCAATCATCTCCTTACAGGTTTTGCCGGAGGGTTGGATGCAAAGAGAAGGTTATTAGAGCTTGAAGGAGAACAAAAACAACATAAAATATTGATTTTCAAATAA
- a CDS encoding VOC family protein — translation MKLNKIHHVAVICSDYEKSKHFYTDVLGMKIVSENYREGRDSWKADCFLDDTYVIELFSFPNPPARPSYPEAAGLRHLAFEVDDLSVAIDELDNKGIAHAPIRTDEYTGKRFVFFSDPDGLPIELYEK, via the coding sequence ATGAAACTTAACAAAATCCATCATGTAGCCGTGATTTGCTCCGACTATGAGAAATCCAAGCATTTCTATACAGATGTGCTCGGAATGAAGATTGTGAGTGAAAACTATCGTGAAGGACGCGACTCCTGGAAGGCAGACTGCTTTCTAGATGACACGTATGTCATAGAACTGTTCTCTTTCCCTAACCCACCTGCACGTCCTTCTTACCCGGAAGCTGCCGGACTGCGTCATCTTGCTTTTGAGGTGGATGACCTTTCGGTGGCTATAGATGAACTTGACAATAAAGGTATCGCTCATGCCCCCATCCGTACGGATGAATATACAGGCAAGCGATTTGTATTCTTCAGTGATCCAGATGGTTTGCCGATAGAACTGTATGAAAAATAA
- a CDS encoding MBL fold metallo-hydrolase, translating to MKLTYIFHSGFAVETQSCVLVFDYWMDPADCMPVILSKGKPVYVLVSHFHEDHFSREIFSWSQCYPHTSFTYILSKDIFRHHRCQKDEADVLMVKGNSWRDKNLKVVAAGSNDSGVSWIVEVEGKRIFHAGDLNNWYARFLTSDYQGGTIWSFEFGEIDPQKDEKQYLGELKDIRKMADSFDVVLFPVDGRIGNGYTRGARQFIEQFQTGLFVPMHFVASGFKSAWRMKEFTDVVQIPFWKIAHEGESIDI from the coding sequence ATGAAACTGACATATATCTTTCATAGTGGTTTTGCAGTGGAGACCCAATCCTGCGTATTGGTCTTCGATTATTGGATGGATCCCGCCGATTGTATGCCGGTGATTCTGTCCAAGGGTAAGCCTGTGTACGTACTTGTAAGTCATTTCCATGAAGATCACTTCTCTCGGGAAATCTTTTCATGGAGCCAGTGCTACCCTCATACCTCTTTTACCTATATACTCTCCAAGGATATCTTCAGACATCACAGATGCCAAAAGGACGAAGCTGACGTCTTGATGGTAAAGGGAAACTCATGGCGCGATAAAAATCTAAAGGTAGTTGCAGCCGGTAGTAATGACAGTGGTGTGTCTTGGATAGTAGAAGTTGAAGGCAAGCGTATCTTTCATGCAGGCGATCTGAATAATTGGTACGCCAGGTTCTTGACTTCCGACTATCAGGGTGGAACCATCTGGAGCTTTGAGTTTGGCGAGATAGACCCTCAAAAAGACGAGAAGCAATATTTGGGTGAACTCAAGGACATCAGAAAAATGGCTGATAGTTTTGATGTTGTGCTGTTTCCTGTAGATGGCCGCATAGGTAATGGCTATACCCGTGGTGCAAGACAGTTCATAGAGCAATTCCAGACAGGTCTGTTTGTCCCAATGCATTTTGTGGCAAGTGGTTTCAAAAGCGCCTGGCGTATGAAAGAGTTTACCGATGTTGTACAAATTCCGTTTTGGAAGATAGCACATGAGGGCGAATCGATAGATATATGA